In one Sphingobacterium daejeonense genomic region, the following are encoded:
- the thiC gene encoding phosphomethylpyrimidine synthase ThiC encodes MKEQEITTNPFSNSKKVFIPGKIHPIQVAMREISLTPTKLSNGSVEINPPITIYDTSGPYTDENVTIDIRKGINRLREEWILNRNDVEVLDNISSEYGILRLNDSTLDELRFSYNHKPKRAIEGANVTQLHYARKGIITPEMEYVAIRENQKIEQLEAATKGMAEQHPGQNFGAKTPTYITAEFVRDEIAAGRAIIPNNINHPESEPMIIGRNFLVKINANIGNSAVSSSIEEEVEKAVWACRWGADTIMDLSTGKNIHETREWIIRNSPVPIGTVPIYQALEKVKGVPEDLTWEIFKDTLIEQAEQGVSYFTIHAGVLLRYIHLTAKRVTGIVSRGGSIMAKWCLFHHKENFLYTHFEEICKIMKQYDVAFSLGDGLRPGSIADANDAAQFAELETLGELTKIAWKHDVQVMIEGPGHVPMHMIKENMEKQLKECDEAPFYTLGPLTTDIAPGYDHITSAIGAAMIGWYGCAMLCYVTPKEHLGLPNKKDVKDGVITYKLAAHAADLAKGHPGAQYRDNALSKARFEFRWEDQFNLSLDPDTAREFHDETLPADAAKVAHFCSMCGPKFCSMKITQEIREATEEGLLAKSQEFIEKGKEIYL; translated from the coding sequence ATGAAAGAACAAGAAATAACAACGAACCCATTTTCAAATTCGAAAAAAGTATTTATCCCTGGAAAGATCCATCCCATACAGGTTGCGATGAGAGAAATATCGCTAACTCCAACAAAACTTTCCAATGGCTCCGTGGAAATTAATCCTCCAATAACTATTTATGACACCTCCGGTCCTTATACAGATGAAAACGTCACAATTGATATCCGAAAAGGAATAAATAGACTCCGAGAAGAGTGGATATTAAATCGTAATGATGTAGAAGTCCTGGACAATATAAGTTCTGAATATGGCATCCTAAGATTGAACGACTCCACATTGGATGAGCTGAGATTTTCATATAACCACAAACCGAAAAGGGCAATCGAGGGGGCAAATGTAACTCAGCTACATTATGCTAGAAAAGGAATCATTACACCAGAAATGGAATATGTTGCTATAAGAGAGAATCAAAAGATAGAACAACTGGAAGCTGCTACAAAAGGAATGGCAGAACAACATCCTGGTCAAAATTTCGGAGCAAAAACACCAACTTACATTACAGCTGAATTTGTAAGAGATGAGATTGCTGCAGGTAGAGCTATCATTCCAAACAATATTAATCACCCCGAAAGTGAACCAATGATCATCGGCAGGAATTTCTTAGTGAAAATCAATGCCAATATAGGTAATAGTGCAGTCAGTTCGAGCATCGAAGAAGAAGTTGAAAAGGCTGTATGGGCCTGTCGATGGGGCGCTGATACCATAATGGACCTTTCAACAGGAAAGAACATTCATGAAACTAGAGAATGGATAATTCGAAACTCTCCAGTTCCAATTGGAACAGTACCAATCTATCAAGCATTGGAAAAAGTAAAAGGAGTACCTGAGGACCTTACATGGGAAATTTTTAAAGATACATTGATCGAACAAGCTGAACAGGGAGTTTCCTATTTTACCATTCATGCTGGTGTATTATTGCGATATATTCATCTTACCGCCAAAAGGGTAACTGGAATTGTTTCTAGAGGAGGTTCCATTATGGCAAAATGGTGCCTATTTCACCACAAAGAGAATTTTTTATATACCCACTTTGAAGAGATATGTAAGATTATGAAGCAATATGATGTTGCTTTTTCTTTAGGAGATGGCCTGAGACCAGGATCTATTGCTGATGCCAATGATGCTGCACAATTTGCCGAATTGGAAACGTTGGGAGAACTAACGAAAATAGCTTGGAAACACGATGTTCAAGTAATGATTGAAGGTCCCGGTCATGTCCCAATGCATATGATAAAGGAAAACATGGAAAAACAGTTAAAAGAATGCGATGAAGCACCATTTTACACTTTAGGACCATTGACGACAGATATAGCTCCAGGATATGACCATATCACCTCTGCAATTGGAGCTGCAATGATTGGATGGTATGGCTGTGCCATGTTGTGTTATGTCACTCCAAAGGAACACTTAGGCCTGCCAAACAAAAAAGATGTAAAGGATGGAGTTATCACCTATAAACTTGCTGCACATGCAGCTGATTTAGCAAAAGGCCATCCAGGAGCACAATATAGAGACAATGCCCTCAGCAAAGCGAGATTTGAATTTAGATGGGAAGACCAGTTCAACTTATCCTTAGACCCTGATACTGCTAGAGAATTTCATGATGAAACACTGCCAGCAGATGCAGCAAAAGTTGCTCATTTCTGCTCAATGTGCGGCCCAAAATTTTGTTCAATGAAAATCACTCAAGAAATCAGGGAAGCAACCGAAGAAGGTTTGCTCGCGAAATCCCAAGAATTTATCGAAAAGGGTAAGGAAATATATCTATGA
- the thiS gene encoding sulfur carrier protein ThiS, translated as MVLIINHQLTNFAFPINNLEELMHLELKGKTNGVAIALNNQVIPRNSWSVTPLADNDSILIITATQGG; from the coding sequence ATGGTATTAATCATCAATCATCAATTAACAAACTTTGCTTTTCCAATTAACAATTTGGAAGAATTAATGCATTTGGAACTCAAAGGCAAGACAAATGGCGTAGCTATAGCTCTTAACAATCAAGTTATTCCAAGAAACTCCTGGTCTGTTACTCCATTGGCAGACAACGATTCAATTCTAATCATTACCGCAACCCAAGGTGGATAA
- a CDS encoding EamA family transporter translates to MIRNTKFAVTAAILSMICVQGGASFAKQLFPAIGPIATTALRIGLSAIILYLITRPKLHTFTKQQWLYCSAYGLGIAVMNLIFYMAIQRIPLGLGVTIEFVGPLFLAFALSRKLLDVVWAALACAGILLIVPWQSNGVDPLGLLFALLAGTFWAVYIMMGSKVSRIMEGRQAVSAGMIIATLFILPFALWDGAILHLNLSLFGKGLLVAILSSALPFSLDMMALGKLPTKTFSILTSLQPAFAALSGLVFLHEVLTVTQWLSVACVVLASIGTTVFSKRDGQTPKNQEVQ, encoded by the coding sequence ATGATCCGAAACACAAAATTTGCCGTTACTGCTGCCATTTTATCTATGATCTGTGTACAGGGCGGGGCTTCCTTTGCGAAGCAATTATTTCCGGCTATAGGTCCAATTGCCACCACAGCATTGCGGATTGGACTTTCGGCAATAATTTTATATCTCATTACTAGGCCGAAACTCCATACTTTTACGAAGCAACAATGGTTGTATTGTTCTGCTTATGGGCTTGGGATTGCTGTTATGAATTTGATTTTTTATATGGCTATCCAAAGAATTCCCTTGGGCTTGGGTGTTACTATTGAGTTTGTAGGGCCATTGTTTTTGGCATTTGCTCTTTCTAGGAAATTGCTGGATGTTGTTTGGGCTGCTTTAGCTTGCGCGGGGATTCTGTTGATTGTTCCATGGCAAAGTAATGGTGTTGATCCTTTAGGTTTGTTATTTGCTTTGCTGGCAGGTACATTTTGGGCTGTATATATTATGATGGGGAGCAAAGTTTCAAGGATTATGGAAGGAAGACAAGCTGTTTCCGCAGGAATGATCATAGCAACCCTTTTTATTTTGCCTTTTGCATTATGGGACGGAGCAATTTTGCATTTAAACCTGAGTCTATTTGGAAAAGGTCTTTTGGTTGCCATTTTATCGTCAGCTTTGCCCTTTTCCTTAGATATGATGGCATTAGGTAAATTGCCTACCAAAACATTCAGTATTCTGACTAGTTTGCAACCAGCTTTTGCAGCACTTTCGGGGCTTGTATTTTTACATGAGGTTTTGACCGTTACACAATGGTTATCTGTAGCCTGTGTAGTTTTGGCGAGTATAGGTACAACTGTTTTCTCCAAGCGAGATGGCCAAACTCCAAAAAATCAAGAAGTTCAATAA
- a CDS encoding DUF7218 family protein, which produces MPRDKAPQIKKPDTYDALVDKGMSKEKAARISNAQAAGTIDHRSKKLDERTKVDLLAEAKRNWN; this is translated from the coding sequence ATGCCTAGAGATAAAGCTCCACAAATCAAAAAGCCTGATACCTATGATGCATTGGTAGATAAAGGTATGAGCAAAGAAAAAGCTGCACGAATTTCCAATGCCCAAGCTGCTGGTACCATCGATCACAGATCTAAAAAATTAGACGAAAGGACCAAAGTAGACCTCTTGGCAGAGGCCAAAAGAAATTGGAATTAA
- a CDS encoding DUF6882 domain-containing protein yields MGFLNRLFGKSSSKKETEKPEKQTTENTPTFEPIKTELELLERYVAMGFEKQIDFSELIEGRSWDADLTRGTITFGEDMEFPIQIIGSFSYSVNTWLWAWANSQSNLPENLMVDAKKLKAYGVQHKIDQLRTPEYSIKQDDLHRLGLIAVGMFNADGYYFADYGSGIMLMTVTSAVIRKNRKIGHYRIFTTFPQVISNFNLDHKNAFIAYLKAKGYQIEEKENQIIGTKGSDRCVAILDQSHRITNLEG; encoded by the coding sequence ATGGGATTTTTAAATAGATTATTTGGAAAATCTTCATCGAAAAAAGAAACCGAAAAACCAGAAAAACAAACCACAGAAAATACTCCTACATTCGAGCCTATAAAAACAGAATTAGAATTATTAGAAAGATATGTTGCCATGGGATTTGAAAAACAGATAGATTTTTCGGAACTAATTGAAGGGAGAAGCTGGGATGCGGATTTAACTCGCGGCACCATTACTTTTGGAGAAGACATGGAGTTTCCAATTCAAATTATAGGAAGTTTTTCCTATTCTGTGAACACCTGGTTATGGGCGTGGGCAAATAGCCAGTCTAACCTACCTGAAAATTTAATGGTAGACGCAAAGAAATTAAAGGCATACGGCGTCCAACATAAAATTGACCAACTGAGAACACCAGAATATTCTATTAAACAAGATGACTTACATAGATTAGGATTAATAGCTGTCGGAATGTTTAATGCTGATGGATATTATTTCGCTGACTATGGAAGTGGAATAATGCTCATGACAGTAACGTCTGCGGTAATTAGAAAAAACAGGAAAATCGGACACTATAGGATATTTACAACATTCCCGCAAGTCATTTCAAACTTCAATCTAGACCACAAAAATGCTTTCATAGCCTATCTAAAAGCAAAAGGATATCAAATAGAAGAAAAAGAAAATCAAATAATAGGAACTAAAGGTTCCGATAGATGTGTAGCAATACTTGATCAATCGCATAGAATCACTAACCTGGAAGGATAA
- a CDS encoding sensor histidine kinase produces the protein MKPLLAIAGILLFVSCNKKVNPDQAHEKNHFYEQAYEFLDKNESDSAFVYFEKARLLYLENKDSLGVASSLVNMAINQAELGDYYGSQETSIQALTYLDSNDSSEFNVLSSIYGNLSNVAEYLKEPEKSNEYIELAIKYSLDSTSRKVFRNNMATNYMHIKDYKKAIDIFQEIIPKTDSNSTDYARFITNYSRAKFLLDSSNNPIPEMLTALQIRANRNDLWGLNSSYSNLANYYLDRNQDSALYYTQKQIEIANKIKNSDARLASMKRYLLLTMDEFDKSNFEKYQEIVDSVELARLTAKNQFALVRYEVEKSKAHNLKLQHEIDKKQYRINLQSAIFCMVLIIIGLTSYYIWTLYKRRKVTLELAAENRIKESQLKTSRKVHDVVANGIYRVMAELENKDKIDREELLDRLEIMYDKSRDISYEVEDEAEQEIAFHLVVSDLLKSFSNEYRTVLIAGNDQAVWDLCSSNLKINIEEILQELMVNMQKHSRADEVIIRFDYDGSNLLIFYKDNGIGMPEDKKFGNGLSNTENRINNLKGKITFEKQFENGLGINIEIPINK, from the coding sequence TTGAAACCATTATTAGCGATTGCAGGGATATTACTGTTTGTATCCTGCAATAAAAAAGTGAATCCGGACCAAGCTCATGAAAAAAATCATTTCTATGAGCAGGCTTATGAATTTTTGGATAAGAATGAATCTGATAGTGCTTTTGTATATTTTGAAAAAGCTAGGCTACTTTATTTGGAAAACAAAGACAGCCTAGGGGTTGCGAGCAGTTTGGTAAACATGGCAATAAATCAAGCAGAATTGGGTGATTACTATGGTTCTCAAGAAACGTCAATTCAAGCCCTGACTTATTTAGATTCCAATGACAGTAGTGAGTTTAATGTGCTTAGTAGTATTTATGGCAATTTGAGTAATGTTGCAGAATATTTAAAAGAGCCTGAAAAGTCGAACGAATATATTGAATTAGCCATTAAATATTCTTTAGATTCAACAAGTCGTAAGGTTTTTAGAAACAATATGGCAACGAATTATATGCATATAAAGGATTACAAAAAAGCTATTGATATTTTTCAAGAAATCATTCCTAAAACAGATTCTAATTCTACAGATTATGCACGATTTATTACGAATTATTCAAGAGCTAAATTTTTATTAGATTCATCCAATAATCCAATCCCAGAAATGCTGACGGCATTACAAATAAGAGCTAATCGGAATGATTTATGGGGTCTGAATTCTAGTTATTCCAACTTAGCAAATTATTATCTTGATAGAAACCAGGATTCTGCACTTTATTATACTCAAAAACAAATAGAAATTGCCAATAAAATTAAAAATTCAGATGCTAGATTAGCTTCCATGAAAAGATATTTATTATTGACAATGGATGAATTTGATAAATCAAATTTTGAAAAATACCAGGAAATAGTAGATAGCGTAGAGTTGGCTCGTCTTACTGCGAAAAATCAATTTGCTCTGGTACGATATGAAGTTGAAAAGAGTAAAGCTCATAACCTTAAACTCCAGCATGAAATCGATAAAAAACAATATAGGATAAATTTGCAATCAGCAATTTTTTGTATGGTTTTAATCATTATTGGTTTGACAAGTTATTATATCTGGACATTATACAAACGAAGAAAAGTTACCTTAGAGCTTGCAGCCGAAAACCGGATTAAAGAAAGTCAGCTGAAAACTTCGAGGAAAGTACACGACGTGGTTGCGAATGGAATATATAGGGTTATGGCTGAACTAGAAAACAAAGATAAAATTGATAGGGAAGAGTTATTGGATCGCCTGGAAATCATGTATGATAAATCGAGAGATATATCTTATGAGGTTGAGGATGAGGCAGAACAAGAAATAGCTTTCCATCTGGTTGTTTCAGATCTCCTAAAGTCATTTTCAAATGAATATAGAACAGTGTTAATTGCTGGTAATGATCAAGCCGTTTGGGATTTGTGCAGTTCAAATCTAAAAATCAACATTGAAGAAATTTTACAGGAATTAATGGTAAACATGCAAAAGCATAGTAGGGCGGATGAGGTGATCATTCGATTTGATTATGATGGTTCCAATCTATTGATTTTTTACAAAGATAATGGGATAGGAATGCCTGAGGATAAAAAATTCGGAAATGGTTTGAGTAATACGGAAAACCGTATAAATAATTTAAAAGGTAAAATTACTTTTGAGAAACAATTTGAAAATGGATTAGGGATTAATATTGAAATCCCTATTAATAAATAG
- a CDS encoding response regulator — translation MFKKVLIAEDHEVANLSVHRTVQEYGVAETKYVYYCDDALTWIRNAIREGEPYDLLITDLVFEDDIVPQKITHGKDLIKAAKELQPELKVIVFSSIERISLIEDLFRNYQIDGYVRKARHDGQHFKDALKAVDSNKIYQSPDIRLALRSKNSHEFTAMDIQIISSLSNGILQKNIPQILQDKNIKPSGLSSIERG, via the coding sequence ATGTTTAAAAAAGTACTGATTGCGGAAGATCATGAAGTTGCAAACTTATCTGTTCACCGTACTGTTCAAGAATATGGTGTTGCTGAAACAAAGTATGTTTACTATTGCGATGATGCACTAACCTGGATCAGAAATGCGATCCGCGAAGGCGAACCTTATGATTTATTGATTACAGATCTTGTTTTTGAGGATGATATTGTACCTCAAAAAATTACACATGGAAAAGATTTAATCAAAGCAGCAAAAGAATTACAGCCAGAGCTCAAAGTTATTGTATTTTCTTCCATAGAAAGAATCAGTTTAATTGAGGACTTGTTCAGAAATTATCAGATTGATGGTTATGTAAGAAAAGCTAGGCATGATGGCCAACATTTTAAGGATGCCCTTAAAGCAGTCGATAGCAATAAAATCTACCAATCACCTGATATAAGGTTGGCATTGCGTTCAAAAAATTCACATGAATTTACGGCCATGGATATACAGATCATTTCCTCATTGTCCAATGGAATTCTTCAAAAAAATATTCCACAGATCCTCCAAGATAAAAACATCAAACCTTCGGGATTGAGTAGTATCGAAAGAGGTTGA
- a CDS encoding response regulator transcription factor — protein sequence MTNREKEIIRLLSNGLSTPEISDQLFISSHTVATHRKNICKKIESRSFAELLKFAVTFDLT from the coding sequence TTGACAAATCGAGAAAAAGAGATTATCCGATTGCTTTCTAATGGCCTGTCAACCCCTGAAATATCAGATCAACTTTTTATTTCCTCTCATACGGTAGCAACTCATCGGAAAAATATCTGTAAAAAGATTGAAAGTAGATCATTTGCAGAATTATTGAAATTCGCAGTCACATTTGATTTGACATAA